CGCCGTGGAGCCGATCTCGCGTAGACGCGAGACGAGAGCCTCCTCCACGTGTGGCGCGAGCCCCCCAGCGGGCTCGCGATCGAGCCGCACCACCTGCTGGCGCGTCGACTCGTAGCCGCCCGCCATGACCCGCGTCTTCACCGGAGTGAGTCGCCCTTCCACGCGCAGGATGCCGGCCGTCGAGATGCCCGCCCCGCGGAAGAGTCCTGCCACCTCGTCCCCCGCTCCATCGTCACCGAGCACCCCCACCGGCCAGGCGCTGGCTCCGAGGACGTGGACGTTGTGGGTGGCATTGGCCGCTCCGCCCAGCCGCACCTCCCTCGCGCTGAACTTCAGGATGAGGACCGGCGCCTCGCGGGAGATGCGCGCGGGCTTCCCGTACAGGTACTCGTCGGCGATGAGGTCGCCCACGATCACGACCCGCCGGCCCGCGAACGCGGCGATGACCGCCTCGAGCTGCCTGACGGGGTACATCAGCGGCCTCGCCGGGCCAAGGCCCACTCCACGGCGTCGAACAAGTCCTCGGCAATGTGGTCGGGCTTGAGCCGCCAGTGCTGGCGCCGGTGCTCCCACTCGCCGCGCCCGTAGCCGGTCAGCACCAGCACTCCGGCCGCACCCACCGCGTGCGCCACTCCAACATCCGAGATCTTGTCGCCGATGACGACCGAGGCTGCCAGATCGAGGTCAAGGTCGGAGGCCGCCCTCAGCAAGAGTCCCGGGCGGGGCTTCCGGCAGTCGCAGTCGGCACGGTAGGGGGGCTCTCCCTCCTCGGGGTGGTGGGTACAGATGTAGAGCCCATCCAGATGGCCGCCGAGCGCCGCCAGCTGGCTGAGCATCTCGGCGTTCGCGGCGTGGAGAATCTCCTCGGAGAAGTACCCCCTGGCGATGCCCGACTGGTTGGTGACCATCACGGCCGGCACCCCGGCGTGGTTGAGGCGCCTGACGGCCTGGGCGGTCCGGGGGAGGAGCCGGATGCGGCTCACGTGGTTGACGTACCCCATCTCCTCGGTGAGGCATCCATCACGGTCCATGAAGACAGCGGAGCGTCGCGGCATTGACAGGCAGTGTAAAGCCCGCCGGGCAAATCATCAATGAAAAGCCATGTTTCTGGACAGGCGACGATAAAGCCGCGTGAACGCCTCGACCTGCGCGGCATGGGTGAAACCACATGCCGTCGCCCTTGCCCGCTCGCGCAGTCTCTCGGGATTCGACTCGCGGAGCCGGTCGAGCAGCCTCCCGATGACGCGCCCGGTGACTTCGGCCGCCACCACACCGTTGTCGCCGTCACGGATCAGCTCGGCCCCCCCCGCAGCGGCGCTGGAGAGCACGGGCACTCCGGAAGCAAGGGCCTCCAGGTGGACATTGCCAAAAGGCTCATAGCGCGCCGGCAGCGCCACCACATCGGCCAGCGCGTACAGCCGCTCCACGTCGGCCCGCGGCCCGACCCAGACGACCCGGTCCAAGATCCCCAGCCGGGCAGAGAGGCTCCTGTATCGCTCGGTGGACCCTTTGCCCGCCACCACGAGCCGGGCTTTCGTGTCCTCCATCAGGCCCAGTCCTTCGAGGAGCGGCCCGAGGCCTTTCCGCTCGAACCCCGAGCCGACGAAGAGGACGGTCCACGCCCCGGAACTGAGGGCCAGCTCAGCGCGAGTCGGAGGCCCCAGCCGCTCCCGGTTCCCGGGGTGGAAGCGGTCGAGGTCCACGCCGTTGTAGACCACGGTCACTTTCGCGGGGGGTGTGGCGTAGAGCCGCTCGATCTCCGACTTGCCCGCATGAGAGATGGCCACGATCTCCCGGGCCCAGCGGAGGGAAAAGATCTGTTTTTCCATTAGCATGACCGTCCTATGATACGGATTCACCTTGGCCCGGCGCCGGCCCATGGCCGCCAGGTAGCCCTGGTGCGTCCCCTCTCCGGCGCGGTAGATGTCCTGACCCGGACAGCGCTCGTGACCCTGGACGACATCGTAGCGGCCGCCCCGCGCCGCCCAGCGAGCGGCGATGCCGAAGACCAGGAGCCTGGCGAGAGAGGGTTGCGACGGCACGGCGAGCTCCCGTACGGTGACGCCTGGCACAGGGGGCTGCCCCCGGGTCGTGATGAGGTCCACCTGATGCCCCTGGCGGACGAGCTCGCCCAGGAGGCCCGCGGTTGCCGTCTCCACCCCGCCGTAAAAGACGAAGGGGCGGCAGATGAGGGCCAGTCTCATCGGGAGCCGGCCACCCGCTCCACCAGAGGAAACAGCAGGCGGCGCGCCGCCTCGAAGCTGTAGCGCTCGACGCAGCGAGCACGGGCCCGGGCGCCGAGGGCCCCCGCTTCGTCCGGGTGGTCCGCGAGATAGGCGATGGCCGCCCCGAGCCCGTCCACGTCTCCCGGGGCGACGAGGAGGCCGCAGCCCTCGAGGATCTCCGGGATCATCGAGACGCGCGTGGAGACCACGGCACGCCCGAGTGCCATGGCGTCGAAGATCTTGGCCGGCACCTGCCCGCGGGTGTCGCTGCTCTCGCGCTGGGGTACAGCCACGACGTCGGCGGCAGCCAGGTAGGCGGGCACTTCCCGGAACGGGACGAGGCCGGCGAGCCGCACCTCCGGGTATCTCGCACGCAGCCGCTGGCCCATATCGCTGGACGGCTCCGTGCCGACCAGCGCCAGCACGATGTCCTTCCGCCCGAGCCGGGCCCCGGCCTCGCAGAGATCCTCGACGCCCTTGTACTCCCGCGGCGTGCCGAGGAACATCACCAGCCGCTGGTCTCCCACTCCCAGTCGCTCGCGCGCCGGACCAGGGTCCGCGCCGCCAGGCCGCCAGGCCTCCGTGTCCCTCACGTGTGGGAGCAGGAGGCCCCCGAAGCGCTCCTGGAGGAAGCGGGAGGCAACCGTGATCCCGTCGGCCACGGAATGCAGGCGCTCCATGAACCAGGTCCACCCGAGTCCCGTGGGGTTGGCAAGATTGAAGGCGCGCCCGACGGTTCCCCAGGCGCCACCGCGGAGGAAGAAGCCCAGCTCCCAGTCGTCGATGTCCAGGAGCAGCGGCCTGCGCGTCGTCAGGCGCTTGAGATAGCCGATCCCCGCGCTGGGGAGCCGGGGCTTCGAGGCGTACAGGACATCGCCGTCGGCCAGCCGCAGCAGCGCGGGGATGGAGCCGGCGAACCGTGGGAGCCGGCTCGCCGGCAGGGTCGCGTACCGGATGCCGTCGTCGGCGATCGGCGGCCAGATCCCCGAGTGGCCACGAAGGCCCACCACGTGGACGTCGTGGCGCGGGGAGAGGAGGCGAGCGAGCAGGTGAGCGCGGCCGGCCGCATTGCTCGACACGTCGAAGCAGAGAACGGAGAGCTTCACCGCGGGGTCCCATCCCTCCCGCGCCCGCAGAGCCCGGCATACAGGGCCGACAGCTCACGCGCGATGCCGGCGCCTGAGAAGCGCGACTGGCACAGGGCCCGGCCGGCCCCGCCGAGCCTGGCCCGGAGCCGGGCGTCGTCGACGAGCCGCCCGACGGCACACGCCAGGGGCAGGGGCTCCCCCGCTGGCACCAGCAGCCCCGTGGTCCCGTCCGAGAGGACCTCGGGGACGACGCCGACGCGGGTGGCGACGACGGGCCTGCCCGCGGCCAGGTACTCGAAGAGGACGCGGGACATGCCGTCCGACTCGAGCGGTACGTAGAGCGCCACGTCGAAGGCCGCCATGGCGGTCTCGGGGCTCGGCTCGTCGCCGCGGAAGGACACGCGGTCGCCGAGCCCCGCCCGCTCCACCGCCGCGCGGACCGCGGGCTCCATCGCCCCTTGACCCACGAAGGCCAGCTGGAACCCTCGCCCCTCGGCAGCGAGCCGCGCCGCCGCGGCCACCGCCACCTCATGCCCCTTCATGACGCGAAAGCCACCCAGGAGCCCGATCAGCGGCCTGTCCTCCGCCAGTCCCAGCGAGCGACGCCACGGGCGCCCGTCCACGTCGGGGCGGAAGCGCTCGTGGTCCACCCCGCCCGGCAGCGCCACCACGCGCTCCGGGGCCGCCAGCCCCGCGGCAAGGTACTGGCTGCGGATGGCGCCGGTCACCGTCACGACGAGGTCGGTGGCCTCCCGGTAGAGCCAGCGGTTGAGGGCATGCGGGCGGATCGGTTGGACGATGTGCCGGGTCCTGACCAGGGGGCGAGGAGTGGGCGAGATGCGGTTCGCGAGGGCCGCCACCCAGTGCTCCTTGCCGCGATGAACGTGGACGACATCGGCGCGGCGCAACCCGTCCAGCACGCCCCGCAGGTCCCTCAGATCGTCGACCGGGCTCACGCCTCCGGCGAAGGGCAGCGTCTCGATGCGGCTCGCCCCGAGCCGGCGCGCGCGCTCGATGACCCGGGCCTCCGTGCCGCGACGGCAGACTAGTGTCACCTCATGCCCCGCCCGCAGGAGCTCGGCGGTGATGCGCGCGGCCCAGTAGGCGTCCGAGGACCAGCCCCGACAGGACAGGAGCTGCAGCACTCTCACGGCGACGGCGCCCGCCGCGAGAGGAGCCCGAGATAGATTGCTTCCACATCGGCGGCGTGCCGCGCGGGGCTGAACGACTCCTCGGCGCGGCGCCGCCCCGCCTCTCCCATGGCGCGGGCGCGCGCAGGCTCCGCCACGACCGCGCGCAGCGCCGCCGCCACCGACTCGGGACGCTCGTCGTCCACCAGCAAACCGGTGCTCCCGTGCACGATCGCCTCCGGCAGGGCGCCGAGCCGCCTGGCGATCACGGGGCAGCCTGCCGCCATCGCCTCGAGCGCAGCCCGGCAGGACTCGTCCGAGCCCGCCGCCATCAGCGCGAACACGTCGAGGGCCCGGAGGACGGCCGGAAGATCGGCGTCACGGTAGCCGGCGAACAGGACCCGGGAGCCGAGGCCGCGCTCGCGAACCAGCGCCTCGAGCCTCGGCCGTGCCTCCCCCTTCCCCACGAGCAGCAGCCGCGCCTCGGGGTAGTCCGCGAGCAGCCGCTGGAAGCCCAGGATCAGGAGCTCGTGTCCGCGGTCGTGGGCCAGCCGGGCCACGGATCCGATCACGGGAGCCGTGCCGAGGCCGAGCTCCGCGCGCACCGCCTTGCCGTCCGCGCCCGCGGCGAAGCGCGCCAGGTCCACCACCCCCCCCACGCGGAAGACGCGCGCGGGGTCCAGGGCGAGGTGCCGGCAGTGCTCCTCGATCTGACGGCTCACGGCGATCAGGGCATCGCTCTGCCGGTACAGCCACGTCGAGGGCCACGGCCGTCCCACCGCCCGCTGGTTGTGGAATGTCCTCACCAGCACCGCCCTCCCGCGACTCAGCAGCCCGAGCCAGTGATCGTGGGAGTGGTGGACGTGAACCACGTCGACCTGCTCCCGCCGCACCAGTCGCCGGAGGCGCAACACGTCGCCGACCATCGCCGCCGGACGGAACCTCGCCTCGAGGGACAGCCCGATCAGAGGCTCGATCCCCGCCTCGCGGGCCTTGGCCTCGAAGCGGTCGCCCGGGATGAGCGCCAGGAGCGCCCGATGGCCACGACCCTCGAGCCCCTTCACCAGGCGGATCACCGGGTCGGCGCTCCCCGTCCACCAGCGGTTGGCGCAGAGCTGGAGCACCGTCACCCGCCGGGATGCGCTCATGCCAGCACTTCTTCGTACAGGCCAAGCAGCCGCGAGATGGAGGTATCCCGCGAGAAACGCTCTCCCACCAGGGCCCGCCCGGCGCGCGCGCGCGCCGCAGCGGCCCCGGGGTCGGCCAGCACGGCCTCGACTGCGCGGGCCAGCGCCGGAGCATCCCCGGGGGGAGCCAGGAGCCCGGTGACGCCGTCCCGGATCAGCTCGGGGACCCCCCCAACGGCGCTGCCCACGACGGGGGTCCCCGCCGCGAAGGCCTGGAGAAGGGACTGGGGCACGCCCTCGGTGCGCGTCGAGGCCAGCACGAAGCAGTCCATGGCCGCGAGCAGCGGGGGCACATCGCGGCGGAACCCGGTGAAGAGGACCGAGTCACCCAGGCCGCGCGCCTTCGCCAGTGATTCCACCCAGGCGCGGCGCCCTCCATCGCCTACCAGGAGGAGGCGCGCCGTCGGATGCTTCCCGCGGACAAGACAGAAGGCCTCGAGCAGGACGTGGTGGCCCTTCGAGCCCCTGAACATGGCGACCGAGCCGATGACCGGACGAGAGAGCCCGAGCGACCTCGCCGCCTCTTCGCCCCCCTGGAGCCCCTCGAAGTCCTCGAGCCTCACCCCGGCCGGAATGGCGATCACCCTGTCGGGCGCCACGCCCGCCGCGATCACCACGGCCCGGACCGCCTCCCCGCTGGTGATCACGCGATCGGCCAGCCACTGGTACACGGGATTCAGCCCGCGGCGGATGGGGATGGACACGTGCCGGGTCCGCACCACGGGCACCCGGGCCAGGCGCGCCGCCATCCCGGCGACCCACCCGTCGATGGAGCTGTGGGTGTGGACGATGCCGACATCCTCCCGGCGGATCAGCGCCGCGAGCCTGAGGACGGCCGGGAGATCCCATGCCCCGCGCATCCCCACCGCGACGGCCTGCAGGCCCCGCATCCGCGCGTGCTGGTGGAGGTGGCTCTCCGGCTGGCAGGCGAGGAGCACCCGCCACCCCCGCCCCACTGTGGCCTCGGCCTCGTCGAGGGTCCGGAGCTCCTGCCCGCCAAGGCCGCGCGAGGCCTCCGTGTGCAGCACGGTGTTCACGAAGCGATCGCCTCGCGCACGCGCTGCTCCACATCGGCCACCGTGATCGCCCGCATGCAGGGGTGGTCGATGGGGCACTCGGAGCGAAAGCACGGAGCGCAGGGCGCGCCCGGGCTGACGATCCGGGCCTGCGGCGAGCGCGGCGCGGTGCGCCGCGGGTCGGTGGGGCCGAAGAGCGTCACCGTGGGCACACCCAGGGCCGCCCCGAGGTGCGCCACGCCTGTGTCGCCGCTGACCAGGCAGCAGAGCCGCGAGAGGAGATGGGGCAGGAGCTCCGCCCGGTCGCGCCCTGCCAGCGACGGCGGGCGGGAGCGCGCCGAGGAGGCGATCTCCTGCCCGGCGGCAAGGTCGGCCGGGGCGCCGAGCAAGAGGGGCGCGAAGCCGCCGTCAGCCAGCGCATCGGCCAGGGCAGCATACGAGGACCCCGCCCATCGCTTCGCCCCTCCGCCAGCAGCGCCGGGATGCAATCCCACGAGCCGCGCCCGGCCCCGGAGCCCCGCCTCGGCGAGCAGGCTGTCCACTTCGGCCTCGGCCGGGGCCCGCGGGGCCAGGCGCCACGTCGGCCACTCGCCGGGAGTGTCCACGCCGGCCGCCCGCACCAGCAACCGATACTCGTCCACCTGGTGGAGGCGCGGCGCCGGCAGCGGGAGCGCGTCGGTGAGCAACGGGCCACGCCCATCGCCGGCGAAACCGACCCTGCGGCGCGCGCGCCAGCGCCGCGCCGCGAGCGCTGACTCGAAGGAGTTGGGCAGCAGGAGCGCCAGATCCGCGGGCTCATCACCAAGGGCCCGCGCGAAGCGACGGCGGTCCACCCAGTGGCCGGGGTAGTCGAGCAGCAGGTCCGCGACGCCCTGGCCGGCGAGGAGCCGAGCCCAGCGGCCCACGATGGCGATGCGCGCCCGGGGCTCCCCGACCCGCAGGGCGGAGAGGGCGGGCAGCGCCATGACGGTATCGCCAAGCCAGTTCGGAGCGCGCACCACGATGACCGGGCCCATGACGCGATCTAGCTCGCCGCGACAGAGCCGCCTAGCGCTCGCCCCAGCACCTCGTGCCATGCCGCGTGACCCGGGTCCAGCACCATTCTGACGCTCAAGACCCACACAGGCCGCGGCGGCGGGGGCAGCCCTCTGAGGCGGACCCAGTCCTTCTCGGTCGTGATGAGGCCCTCGGCGCCGGCGACATCGGCCTGCCGCACCAGCGCGGAGAGATCCTCCGCCGCGTACCAGTGGTGATCCTGGAACTCGACGAAGCCGGCCAGTGCTACGCCGAGGCAGGCGAGAGTCTCTCGGAAGCTGCGGGGCGAGGCCAGCCCCGCGAAGCCGAGCAGCCGGCGCCCCTGCACCACATGCGGCGGGAGCCGCTCGCCCCCGCCGGTGTCGCGCACGCCCACGACCTCGTAGCCGCCCCCGACGACCGGCGCCGTGCAGCCGTGGCGTTCCAGCATTCGCGGGATGCCGGATGCCGTCATGCGCCGACCTCCGTTGGTGACGACGACCAGGTGCGCCCGCCTCAGCGCCCCCAGCGGCTCGCGCAGCGGTCC
Above is a window of Candidatus Rokuibacteriota bacterium DNA encoding:
- a CDS encoding glycosyltransferase, coding for MNTVLHTEASRGLGGQELRTLDEAEATVGRGWRVLLACQPESHLHQHARMRGLQAVAVGMRGAWDLPAVLRLAALIRREDVGIVHTHSSIDGWVAGMAARLARVPVVRTRHVSIPIRRGLNPVYQWLADRVITSGEAVRAVVIAAGVAPDRVIAIPAGVRLEDFEGLQGGEEAARSLGLSRPVIGSVAMFRGSKGHHVLLEAFCLVRGKHPTARLLLVGDGGRRAWVESLAKARGLGDSVLFTGFRRDVPPLLAAMDCFVLASTRTEGVPQSLLQAFAAGTPVVGSAVGGVPELIRDGVTGLLAPPGDAPALARAVEAVLADPGAAAARARAGRALVGERFSRDTSISRLLGLYEEVLA
- a CDS encoding glycosyltransferase, with protein sequence MKLSVLCFDVSSNAAGRAHLLARLLSPRHDVHVVGLRGHSGIWPPIADDGIRYATLPASRLPRFAGSIPALLRLADGDVLYASKPRLPSAGIGYLKRLTTRRPLLLDIDDWELGFFLRGGAWGTVGRAFNLANPTGLGWTWFMERLHSVADGITVASRFLQERFGGLLLPHVRDTEAWRPGGADPGPARERLGVGDQRLVMFLGTPREYKGVEDLCEAGARLGRKDIVLALVGTEPSSDMGQRLRARYPEVRLAGLVPFREVPAYLAAADVVAVPQRESSDTRGQVPAKIFDAMALGRAVVSTRVSMIPEILEGCGLLVAPGDVDGLGAAIAYLADHPDEAGALGARARARCVERYSFEAARRLLFPLVERVAGSR
- a CDS encoding glycosyltransferase family 4 protein codes for the protein MRLALICRPFVFYGGVETATAGLLGELVRQGHQVDLITTRGQPPVPGVTVRELAVPSQPSLARLLVFGIAARWAARGGRYDVVQGHERCPGQDIYRAGEGTHQGYLAAMGRRRAKVNPYHRTVMLMEKQIFSLRWAREIVAISHAGKSEIERLYATPPAKVTVVYNGVDLDRFHPGNRERLGPPTRAELALSSGAWTVLFVGSGFERKGLGPLLEGLGLMEDTKARLVVAGKGSTERYRSLSARLGILDRVVWVGPRADVERLYALADVVALPARYEPFGNVHLEALASGVPVLSSAAAGGAELIRDGDNGVVAAEVTGRVIGRLLDRLRESNPERLRERARATACGFTHAAQVEAFTRLYRRLSRNMAFH
- a CDS encoding glycosyltransferase family 4 protein — encoded protein: MRVLQLLSCRGWSSDAYWAARITAELLRAGHEVTLVCRRGTEARVIERARRLGASRIETLPFAGGVSPVDDLRDLRGVLDGLRRADVVHVHRGKEHWVAALANRISPTPRPLVRTRHIVQPIRPHALNRWLYREATDLVVTVTGAIRSQYLAAGLAAPERVVALPGGVDHERFRPDVDGRPWRRSLGLAEDRPLIGLLGGFRVMKGHEVAVAAAARLAAEGRGFQLAFVGQGAMEPAVRAAVERAGLGDRVSFRGDEPSPETAMAAFDVALYVPLESDGMSRVLFEYLAAGRPVVATRVGVVPEVLSDGTTGLLVPAGEPLPLACAVGRLVDDARLRARLGGAGRALCQSRFSGAGIARELSALYAGLCGRGRDGTPR
- a CDS encoding glycosyltransferase family 4 protein, translated to MSASRRVTVLQLCANRWWTGSADPVIRLVKGLEGRGHRALLALIPGDRFEAKAREAGIEPLIGLSLEARFRPAAMVGDVLRLRRLVRREQVDVVHVHHSHDHWLGLLSRGRAVLVRTFHNQRAVGRPWPSTWLYRQSDALIAVSRQIEEHCRHLALDPARVFRVGGVVDLARFAAGADGKAVRAELGLGTAPVIGSVARLAHDRGHELLILGFQRLLADYPEARLLLVGKGEARPRLEALVRERGLGSRVLFAGYRDADLPAVLRALDVFALMAAGSDESCRAALEAMAAGCPVIARRLGALPEAIVHGSTGLLVDDERPESVAAALRAVVAEPARARAMGEAGRRRAEESFSPARHAADVEAIYLGLLSRRAPSP
- a CDS encoding HAD family hydrolase, translated to MPRRSAVFMDRDGCLTEEMGYVNHVSRIRLLPRTAQAVRRLNHAGVPAVMVTNQSGIARGYFSEEILHAANAEMLSQLAALGGHLDGLYICTHHPEEGEPPYRADCDCRKPRPGLLLRAASDLDLDLAASVVIGDKISDVGVAHAVGAAGVLVLTGYGRGEWEHRRQHWRLKPDHIAEDLFDAVEWALARRGR
- the waaF gene encoding lipopolysaccharide heptosyltransferase II gives rise to the protein MGPVIVVRAPNWLGDTVMALPALSALRVGEPRARIAIVGRWARLLAGQGVADLLLDYPGHWVDRRRFARALGDEPADLALLLPNSFESALAARRWRARRRVGFAGDGRGPLLTDALPLPAPRLHQVDEYRLLVRAAGVDTPGEWPTWRLAPRAPAEAEVDSLLAEAGLRGRARLVGLHPGAAGGGAKRWAGSSYAALADALADGGFAPLLLGAPADLAAGQEIASSARSRPPSLAGRDRAELLPHLLSRLCCLVSGDTGVAHLGAALGVPTVTLFGPTDPRRTAPRSPQARIVSPGAPCAPCFRSECPIDHPCMRAITVADVEQRVREAIAS